The DNA sequence gagagagagagagatacagcaTGCACCTTGCAACCTCTCCTGAgagggaattaaaaaaaaagcgccAGGTAGGCAAaacgatggtaaacagacagacaggcaaacttacagacatacatacattcatacatacatacatacaggcaggcagacatacagactcATAAACAGACGAAttggcagacagacggacacgcAGATAGACAGGGGAATACATAGACAGACGTGTTGGTTCACTATTTCACGATTCAAACTGACACGCCAACAATGAGAGACAACATTAACAAAATCAATGAACGTGACAACACATATACATGCATACCCCCACTCGATGTACGAGCATGTGTCACAGTTTTGGAACTATACATCACATAGACGCCAGACTGGATTTCTATGGCGATGCACTATGCTATGAAAACAAAGCGGGTTTGCAGCTCTGTCATCGTgttaattaaaaatgtattgCTCTATCTCTGCTCTTGTGTGTTGCAGAATTCGTCCTTCGGGGGTGACCCAGTTTCTGGACAGAGCTGATGCACGTACTACAGAAATGCTTCACAAGCTGTCGTGCTAAGTACAAATGCCGCCGCAAATCACGTGTTGGAGAATATCCATTACCTATGGCAGAGAAATGGATGCATGCCTGAGTAGTCTATGGTGTGGGATTTGCACATACATCTACTACGTCGGTTCGAAGCCTGCGCTACGATGAGTTTGTTGGAATCTACGACACACATACGGTGTGTGACCGTGACTTCCCGTGATGTGCGTGTGACGACATGTGACAACGTGTGATTATGTGTGGGTGAAAACGAGTGTGACAAAAACATCCTTACGTGTTCGATAATTCAGCGAAATATAGTGTGGGGTTGTGTAGGTGTCTTTCTGTAGTGTAGACAACGCTGTTGgtgcaaaaacacaaataaCTTGGCGGTACGCGGTGTACATAACAAGGCTTTACAATTTTAAAGAACCACACAACAACTGTTGATGCTTAAAATAACTACAACCAGACCTCTACGTGTATTAATGGTTGTACTGAGGTACTTGCATTGTATGGGATATGGAACGTCAATAACATTAGCCCAGTAACTACCTTTACTCCCAAGATTGGTTGTTAAATGTCATTTTCTAGCTAGCTTCGACAAAAAGAATCTAATCATTCTGATCAACCTAGGTTTCTGTGCGATGGCGTCCGTTCTGTTGTGTCAAGTTCCGGATTTCAAAGCATACATGCGAATTCAATTCAAAACAGGAATACAAGAAAGGCTGACAAACAAATTAACGACACCCTGTGAATAAACCAAGCAAATTTAATAGTAAGGGACTCTGCCATGCGTTCGGTGTGTGAAGATATTTGTTATTCGAATAATCCCTACGCTGCTATTCGCGAGTGAAGCTTTCCTTTGGCGAAAGCGGACAGAGAGGTCGCAAAGCATGTGAGTGAGGAAAAAGATTAACTGCGTTGTATTCACGCATCTTTGACCACAATGTCACGGAGGTCGGAGGGGGAGACGCAGGGGGTGCACAGGGAGGACGTCAgtacctcccccacccccaccctcaggAAGAGCCTACCTGGAAGTGGCGGTGGTGGAGGAGGAAGCACCTCTATCCCGGTCATCTCCGAGACCACTATCCTCTCCTCCACCCCCACCTTCCTTTCATCAAAGGCAAGAGATGACGGCATCGCAGGCCAACAGTCGAGGCAGTTCCTATCCCCGGACGTCGGGTACGGGTACCACCCCCAtcttcaccaccaccaccatcacggGTACGGAACCGCAGGGCTGGGTAGCGGCATGGGGACCAACCTGGAACGGGTACCCAGCATCAACCGCCTGCAGCCCCAGAGCTCCACAGAAACCAGTGGGCTGGGGGAGACCATCACTTCGGGCTTCTCGTCCCAGGAAAGCGTGCACAGCGCCGCCAACTACAACATCTCCACTCCCACGGGAGAAGGGGGAGACGGGGAGGACGATGAAGCCAGCACCCCGCGCAACCCTCGCACCCCAGAGAACCCGGGTGAGCGGTACTCCCCGTTCCTCCACCCTTACCCATCAGGAAGGTCTCGGCGAGATACGGGTGGACGAAGCCTGAGCCCTCATGAGGCTAGACAACTGGGACTGTCAGGTCTGTCCCCGTCCTCGGTGTCAGGCAAGCGCTCCCCTCGCACCGCTACAAGACGGTCCAGGGATCGCGCCTATGTCCGAGAGGGGCAGACCTCAGCGAGAACGCATAACCCTTCACCTCGGGGGGACACCGGTGGGATTCAAACTTCAGGTAGAGACAGAACCAGGGCGTCAGGAGTCGAAGGTGGTGGTGGAGGCAACGGACAGAAAGATGCTTCCagcagaggaggaggaggagggggagtaggtggaggaggagagggaggtgGAACATTCAGAACTGAACGGGACGGCACCGGCGCTGAGCGAGGAAGAGGGAGGGACAGGAGAGGGGAAAACAGGGCGCCCCATGAGGGAGAGGTGGGGGCGAGAGCAACGAGTGATGTCACAGGAGAAAGAAGCAGCGGTGGCggcagtggtggtggtggtagtggtggtggcggtggtggtggcggcGGGCGCGcgccagcagcagcaacagcggTAGCAGTCGCAGCGACGGAGGACATTGATCGAGGTACACCACGCGCCAGCAGCGGCAGTAGGCATAGACAGGGCGGGAGCTCGACCAGTACGCTAGTAGATCATAGTAGTAGTGGTAGGCCCAGCAGCCGCGACAGTGTGCTCGACAGCGCAGGTAACAACACCAGGAGTACTTTCTCACCTGAACTCGCCAAGGCGTCCTACTCGCCTCCCGCggatagagggagagacagagacccgcgagacagagacagaggggaggAGCTAAGTGAGTTTCGAAACAGTGGTAAAGTTTCTGCCTCTTCCTCTCCCAGGAGGGAAAAGGACAAAGGAAGTTCCTCTTCGCGGTCGTCGCCCAAAGACAAAAACGGGCGAGAGAGGGATAAAGGATTCAACAGGACTTCTTCCAGTTCCCGAGATAGTGTTGTTCGCAGCCCCGAAAAATCGCCGAGCCGTGACGGTTCGAGGGAGGGCAACAATGGCAGAAAAAGACAGGACTCGTCCTCAAAACGGGACAGTTCTCTCACGAAAGAAAACAACGGTGCAAACTCCCACCGGCAGCCTGAGCTTCAGCAGGTAGCTAATAACAACGGCAACGGTAACAGAGGATCAGACTTCGTCTATGTCGGCAAAGACAGCTGCAAAACAGCTCCCGGCAAAGAAAACACAAGAGAGCAAACTTTCACAGAGGCAGAGTCTACCACCGCCGGCGGCAGACGAAAAGAGAGAGGTTTAGACAAACAGAAATCCAGAGAGAGTGGTGTAGGAAGATCGCTAGACAGGCAACAGTCGAGAGACACCGCTAGAGGTGGCAAATCTTTGGACAGGCATCAGTCCCGGGATAGCGGTAACGGCAGAAGTTCCGAAAAGGAAACTGCAAGGGAATTACCGGGATCAAGAACCAGCGGCGAGAAAATCCCTCCTCTGAGCGGTGGTACGAGAGATCCTGGCGCTAGAGGGCACAGGCATCGTTCTCAGACTGTCGAGGAGGCTCCAACTGACACTGCACGTGATCGCGGCAAGGACAGGGCGCTTAGGAAACACAGGTCTGCAGACTCGGGCCTCGTTAAGCCTGGGCGAAAGTTTGGCAGGGACAGAACGCTAGAGCGACAGGCGACTGTCGATGAGCAGTCCCCTAGGGACGTTTTTGGTGATCAAGTAGGTAATCCCCATGGCAGGCATGGCGTGCCAGAAAGACGCGCTTCTGGTACGGGTGATGACAGGGGTAACCCTCATCGTCAGATTTCAAAAGAGAGAAAATTAGACCGACACACTTCGTACGATGAATCGGACGCTAGACCTCGCAGACAATTgtccagagacagacagccttCAATAGTTGAAACTGACGAAAACCCGCGAAGACATACTTCCAACAGAAGCATAGACAGGCAGTCTTCAATAGTTGAAACTGACGAAAAACCCCGAAGACACACTTCCAACAGAAGCATAGACAGGCAGTCTTCAATAGTTGAAACTGACGAAAACCCGCGAAGACACACTTCCAACAGAAGTATAGACAGGCAGTCTTCAATAGTTGAAACTGACGAAAACCCGCGAAGACACACATCCAGAGAAAGACGACCATCCACCAGTGAAGTAGAATTTAACCCTCATAGAAGAACTTCGAGAGAcaaaacagacaggcaaactAGTGTTGATGAAACAAGACCAAACCCACGTAGACAGTTTTCTAGAGAGAGAACTTTAGACCGACAAAGCGCCGTCGACGACGAAAGAGACTTCCAAAAAGAACACAGCCAAAGAAAAAGTTCAACAGAGACATCTGCGCCCATAGAGATTTCGAGCGAGGAAGTGAGAGAAGCTTTAACCAGCAGACGAAGAGACCACAGGCAGCAGCTCTCTGGAGACGTAGAAGAGAGACGACCAGCTTCAGTAGAAGAGATACAGCTTCAAGATCTAGGatcagaaaacagaaaacaacgCAGACGAAGCTCTGCAACCAGAACACACGCTGAAGAGACTCTCGCCAAAGAAATCGACACTGGTAGAGGGCAAGAAACTGAACGTGTTAAAGAGTCCCGTAGATCAAGCAAAGACGAAACAGGAGACAGAAGGACACACAATAGTGACACTGGTAGAGGACAAGGAACTGAACGTGTTAAAGAGTCCCGTATACCAAGCAAAGACGAAACAGGAGACACAAGAACTTCATGGGACGATAGAGAACATAGAAGCCCTGCTAAGCATCTTGCTAGAAAGGTCAGCAGAGACAGAACGCTCGACAGACAGCTTTCTGTGGACGAAACAAGAAGAGTAGCTCCCGAAGAAGACGATCCAGACTCTCACTCGAGATCATCACGACGACGGTCTGAACAATCTATAAGAGAACCCACTCCCTCCTCAGAAAGACGTTCATCGCAAGCGTCGAGGAGCAATGACAGAGCCGAAGACCCCTCACGACGTCGGTCTGAACAATCTATAAGAGAACCCACTCCCATCTCAGAAAGACGTGCATCGCAAGCGTCGAGGAGTAATGACAAAGCCGAAGCTTTGAGAGTCCACAAACCAACATCGCAAAATCGACAAGAGGAGAGGCCCTACTCTGGCAGGCATTCGGTGGTAAGTGCTGAAGTTCATGTGACTGACAGAGGCAGTAGGAACGACAAGGAACATTCTCAGGGTGAGAGTAGAAGTGCAGTGCTTCAGAAAGACAGACGTCAACGCAGAACGTTCGACGAACACCCAGCTCAACCTGAACGCGACATTTCTAATGCTGATGTAAGAAGTAGACGTAGGCGTAGTCGCGATGCTGACGAAAGTAGAGCTTTCGATAGTCAGCAAGTAGAAGGTGAATCTGGAAGTAGAACAAGTGTAGTTACTCCTAGAGACAGACGTGACACTGTCACTGAGAATATACCTCACAGTGATCGTAAGACAGGTCGACGCTTACCTCAAAACCCCGACAGCAGAAGTGCAGGCGCTTCTTCTGCGGGCATTCGAGATGCACAGAACCGCCGGGATAAGGACCACCATAGTTTAAAAACGCACAAATCCACTCAGGAAACGGACGTAGACCACAGAGGTCACGGATcgcacagacacactaacaaaGCAGACGCCAGTCACGGCGACAGTAGAGAAGGAGACACAGCGCACAGAAGTGGAAGCCTCTCTCGCGGAAGGGGAGCCAAGCCTGGGGACACAGAGCGCTTTCGACGCGACACCACAACCACCGATCCCCATAAATCGCTTGACAAACACGAGCAGGAAGAACGATCTTCTCATAGAAGAATTAGTGTCACACAAAACAGCGCCGCCAGCAGCCAGCCGGAAGGAAGTGGCGTCTCACCGGAAGCGGTTGACAGAGACGCAGAAAAGAGAACAGCGGCGACAGCGGAAGTCACCAGGCTTGCGTCAGGGGTAAGGCACGGCCAGATCACTACAACAGGAAGCAGGGACCCACGCGACGAAGCCGTCACGTCCCAACGCTTCACCGATCGAACAGTGATTGACCCAGCCGCTGGTGCAAAACACGCTTCTTTCTCCCAACGTGAAGGTGTAATAGAATCAGAATCATCGAGTGCTAGGCGTCTTCAAAGTTCTCGACGTAGAAGGGAAGGTTTAACTGACCCAGCAGCGGTTGCAAGACGCACTCAAAGCCCTCAAGAAAAGCAGGAAGGTGCGTCTGCGACAGCAGTGAGCCCTAGACGCACCGCAGGCCCTCGTGTTGAGCTGGAAGGTCTGTACGATACAGCGCCCCGCTACACGCACTTAACTCACACCGACGAAGAGGAACGGCCGAGGAGCAGACGCACTCACCGAGCCGAAATACacaaagcagagagagaggaggagagagcaGGTGTGTATTCGTCGTCCAGCACCGCCAGAATCAGAGAACAGGATCCCCAGAGAGCAGAAATCAAAAGCCAAATCAGAAAAGAAGGCGAGGGACGCCACAAAAGGGCCGACAGACTTAATGGGAGAGAGGCAGCGGAGATATCTAGCGTGAGAAGAGAGCACGGAATTGACGGAAGAGACGAAGACAAATTTGACAGAGAAGTTCGAGCGGCAGGGACTGACAGGAAATCACGGCGAACAGATAGCAGCGTCGTAGAGGAGAGGGCACACAGACAAGCGCACGTagaagaagaaagagggagaagaGAAAGACCTCGCGGAGATAGAAGAGACGAGAGAACGCATGAAGACCACCGGCCCAGAGGCCACGAAGATCAAACAAGCAGCGCCGACAGGAGACGTAAACGAGCATCTGTTCACGACGAACAGGGACACCTTCCTAGCAGCAGCAGGACTGGAGAGGCGAGTGAGGAGCCAGGCAGGAGAAGAACTCTCCCCGTACTACAGCACCAGGAGCACCGGGCGAGCCTGAATGGGCGAGGAGAGGAAGGGCCACACGCCACCGCCAGTCCACCCCCCTCAGCAAGCCGAGCCGAGACTGCCGCCAGTCCACCCCCCTCAGGAAGCCGAGCCGAGACTGCCGCCAGCATGGGATCGGACGGGAGGAAGCCCAAAGGGGGGCGACAGCAGCCCCCCAGGACCATCGTCACCGTCACCTCCCCCACCAGCCCCGACAACGACAACGTGTtccgccccctcccccaccccaacgGTGACGTCACCCGCCGCAGCCAACGTCACCGCCACCCCAGCCCCCAAATCAACAACAgcaaccaccaccatcaccaccacaacccGCAACAGCCGCAGCGAAAAACGAGCACAGGAGACGAGATCTTCGACGACCTCTTCTCACAGGCCAAGAGCGCCAAAGGCCCGGGCCCGGGGGGAGGCATGCCGCGAGGAACACCGGGTCTTCAAGTGGAGCAGATCAACCACGAATGGGAGCGGCGGGAGAGCCGGGGGTCTATACGCAGCAATCGCAGCAGGTCGTCTCACGGAGGCTCCTTCCGGTCCCGCCCAGGCTCCAGGAGGGGAGCCAACCGAGGGATCTTCCTCACCACGGAGAGCGCGTGGTCGCGCTGGTCACGTGATCGCCGCGCCTCCTACCGGCGAAGGATCGAGCTGCTGGAGAAGCCGGAGGTAGACTTGGCCCGGGTGTCCACCCCGGTTCGCAGGGGCCGCCAGGAAGGGCTGAAGTTCGTGCACCCGGACCTCGAAGGCACGTTCCTCTCCGAGGAGGACCTGAACGAGCTGCGGCGCCATCAGCAGCAGAAGTACCACGCCATACGGGTGATCGAGAAGGACCGCAAGGGCAAGTTCCGCATGAACAACAAGGCGGAGGTGCACCTGACGTCGGAACAGTGGCAGGTGATTAGCGACTTCTGGGACCACCCGGCCTTCGTTCGGGGGAGGTACATGGGTCTCTTCCTCATGTTCGTGTCCTTCCTCGTCATGGTCGTCAGCATCACGCACACCAACTGGGTCAGCTACGGTGAGTGGAggctgtattgttgttgttgttgttgttgttgttgttgttgttgttgttgttgttgttgttgttgttgttgttgttgttgttgttgttgttgttgttgttggtggtggtggtggtgatgttgttgttgttatgtgtgtgtgtgtgtgtgtgtgtgtgtgtgtgtgtgtgtgtgtgtgtgtgtgtgttttcgtgaaTTTGATTGCTGTTCTTGCAGCGttattggtgttgtttttgagaGATATTCCACTTGATATAGTGTAGAATGGGGTTTTATTGGTCCTTAAAGCTGTGTTGTTAAAGGTTTTGTTGAGATATGTTGTGCTATGGAGTACTTTGAATTACGGTTTGTGTTTggctggttgtttgtttgtctttctgtttgttactTTGTTGTCGGTCTGTCTTACTATCTCTGTCActgtccttctgtctctctctgtctctgtctctctagctctgtctctgtctctgtctctatctctctctctctctctctctctctctctctctctctctctctctgtctctctctctgtctctgtctctctctctctctctccctctgtctctatgtctctgtctctctgtctctctgtctctctgtctctgtctctctctctctctctctctctctctctctctctctctctctctctctctctctctctctctctgacgcgtacgtgttttaatttgtttcacGTTTTTAATTTCTGTTCCTAACTGTCAGCTTTGTTGTTTGAGTTTGCGCGCATAAAAGATCACACGGTTTGTTACTGTTGTGTGTTCCTTGAACTAAAGTTGTGGTACATCGATTTTTTTCCTAATCAAACACAAGCACCTGTTTCACAAAATGTtgacataaaagttcaatacaTGGACACGTTGGTCTGCAAATATTGCCAAAAAGCTGTACTTTCATTGCAAACTTCTGTGTGTCCCTTGTTGAAATACAAGTATCTCATCTTGAATTAATTTCAACAGCGTGCCACTGCCACATGAGATTCGATTTTGTAGTATGAATGTACTTTAATTTTCCGCCACCGCCAATGTGGCTTTCTATCTCTCATTTACCCGCTCGTGCAATGCTCGTTTTTTTCGTCCTATATTTTATTGTCTAACTGCCATTCTCATTTGGCTTCCAATTCCCTCGATATTGGTTTCCGATTCCCCCTTCTGTCCAATGCATATATgttgtctacacacacacacacacacacacacacacacacacacacacacacacacacacacacacacacacacacacaacacaaacattaTAATGTATTATGTGCGATGTGCTGTATTGTGTTTTgatggtattgtattgtattgtattgtattgtgccttattgtattgtattgtattgtattgtattgtattgtattgtattgtattgtattgtattgtattgtattgtattgtattgtaccgTATTGTaccgtattgtattgtattgtattgtattgtgccttattgtattgtaatgtattgcattgtataAAAACAATATATATTCGGTGTAACCGACCAGACTAGATTTTAGTAGGTGTGCTTTGTCACCCAAGTCAACAAGCATAACACTAACACCAGCTGACGACATTTATGTCAGTAGTTcgaactttaacaaaaaaaagtttgattTTGGAGGAGTTCGATATCCAATGAATAATTCTGTCAGTGAACCAATATGTTAAGGCACTAAAAAAACGTTTATTATTTTAGCAGATGGCGAGTGCAAAAGACTTTAAAGGACAAATTAAAGGGTTTGAGATATGCGAAGATCAGGGGGGAGTAGAGAGCTAACATTTTGGGCGAgtgaggaaaggagagagagagagagagagagagagagagagagagagagagagagagagagagagagagaaagagagagacagagagacagagagacagagagagagagacagagagagagagagagagagagagagagagagagagagagagagagagagagagagagcatgtttCTGGATACGGATatatgaccaaagtcattaattaatttttaagccaccaagctgaaatgcaataccgaagtccggccttcgtcgaagattgctttacaaaaatgtcaataaatttgattaaaaaatgagggtgtgacagtgccgcctcaacttttacaaaaagccggatatgacgtcatcaaaagtatttatcgaaaaaaagaaaaaaacgtccggggatatcattcccaggaactctcatgtcaaatttcataaagatcggtccagtagtttggtctgaattgctctacacgcacacaaacgcacagacacagacacagacagacacacacacagagacacacacacacacacacacacacacacacacacacacgcacacacacacacacatacaccacgaccctcgtctcgattccccctctatgttaaaacattcagtcaaaacttgactaaatgtaaaaacgactaCGCACTTGTTTGTTCTCCTGTAGGATCGTGAACTATAGAAGCAAAACGAAATTGGCGAATGGGTTATGTGATGGTTATATTGCGTGTCTGTTCGCCATGTCTCTGAGCTCTCATTATTTGCATTTCTCAATTTCTTCCCAAAACCAATGTTTGTAATTGTATGcacattttttagtttttgtttttttggagcAAGATGAGGGCACCGTGTTTACGTTCCTGCGGTTTTCTGTCAAATCAAGTTTGTAATCtatttttacattaagtcaagttttgactaaatgttttaacatagagggggaatcgagacgagggtcgtggtgtatgtgtgtgtgtgtgtatgtttgtatgtgcgcgtgtgtgtgtagagcgattcagactgaactactggaccgatctttatgaaattttacatgagagttcctgggtatgaaatccccagatggttttttttatgttttcgataaatgtcttttacgacgtcatatccggctttttgtaaaagttgaggcggcactgtcacaccttcattttttaatcaaattgattgaaattttggccaagcaatcttcgacgaaggccgaacttcggtattgcattttagcatggaggcttacaaattaattaatgactttggtcattaaaaatcagaaaattgtaattaaaattgttttattttattctgcatcatgttctgattcaaaaaacatataaatattatatttggattaaaaacaagctctaaaaattaaaaatataaaaattatgatcaaaattaaatttccgaaatcgattttaaaacaatttcatcttattccttgtcggtttctgattctaaaaacatatagatatgatatgtttggattaaaaacacactcagaaagttaaatccaaacatacgcgacttgttaataaaTATGTCCCTCTTCCTTTTTGTCAGAAAATATTGATTACCTGTTTgcaatttgtgttttttttcctctcttgAAGCTatttcaaacacacaaaaaacaacaacaacaacaacattacaaatacaacaccatcaacaacagcatcatcatcaacaacaacaacagcaacaacaacaacaacaacaacaacaacaacaacaacaacaacaacaacaacaacaacaacaccaactaaaactaaaacaacaaatcgaaaaaaacgacaacaacaacaacaacaacagcaactaaGATAACATTAACTAAAACGACCGGCGAAAACTTAAGCCATATCTATGCAAACAACGTGGAAAGCTGTGGAATTTCCCCAATTTGCTCCAGCAAACGATTACTGTATTCCATGAGCCTTGTATATTATTGCCCAAGCGTTGTTGTAATAAGCACGTATTACTCCCGGCTCGGCCACAGCCAAATAAGTCCTACTTATATATATGTCGTGTAGTCCCATATTGGATCGTGCTAATTAATCTAGCGGGATGGCTTTGGACTTAATGTGAACATAATGTTATGTTCGGCTAGATCGCGTTGgggtaaaggtgtgtgtgtatgttgcgcgcgcgcgcgcgcgcgtgtgtgtgtgtgtgtgtgtgtgtgtgtgtgtgtgtgtatttgtgtgtgtgtgtgtgtgtatttgtggggggggggggagggggtgaaggCAGGGATGAGGGGTGGTGGGTCAGCCCCCCCAACCCtagctctctcttctctctctctctctctctctctctctctctctctctctctctctctctctctctctctctctctcccccccactctatctgtatgtctctgtctgtctgtttgtctgtctgtttgtctgtctgtctgtctgttgcctctctctctatctctctttctctcattctctctctctctctcactctttctctgtctctctctcactctctctctttctctctctctctctctctctctctctctctctctcttctctctctctctctctctctgcgtgctTTCTGTCTCCAGTTTCCCATTATATCCCTCCCTGTTCTTCTCCCACATGTGGACCCCAGACACGGACTGtgcctccccctctctcccacaCCTCTCCCTCCCTCGTCAATCTCTTGCTCTCCCTcccctcacatacacacatacatcgtGTTGATTCATTGAACCAGCAGCAATCGTGAGAGTAACTCCATTGACAAATCCCTCGTCGACCTAAAATAGCTCGCAGAAATGATCAGGCCGCTCTCGAGAACACGCTGACAGCGCAAGTCCTTTGTCACACACACGAAACAGAAGTCTGTTTTTAcatatagtcaagttttgactaaatgttttaacatagagggggaatcgagacaagggtcgtggtgtatgtgtgtgcgtgtgtgtgtgtgtgtgtgtgtgtgtgtgtgtgtgtgtgtgtgtgtgtgtagtgtgtgtgtgtgtgtgtgtgtgtgtgtgtgtgtgtgtctgtgcgtgtgtgtgtgtagagtgattcagaccaaactactagaccgatctttatgaaattttacatgagagtttctgggtatgatatccccagaatattttgtcattttgtcgataaatgtattttatgacgtcatatccggctttttgtaaaagttgaggcggcactgtcacaccctcaattttcaatcaaattgattgaaattttggccaagcaatctccgacaaaggccggacttcggtattgcattttagcatggaggcttaaaaattaattaatgactttggtcattaaaaatctgaaaattgtaattaaaataatttttttataaaacgatccaaaattacttttattttattcttcatcatgttctgattccaaaaacatataaatatgttatattcggattaaaaacaag is a window from the Littorina saxatilis isolate snail1 linkage group LG10, US_GU_Lsax_2.0, whole genome shotgun sequence genome containing:
- the LOC138977820 gene encoding trichohyalin-like (The sequence of the model RefSeq protein was modified relative to this genomic sequence to represent the inferred CDS: added 99 bases not found in genome assembly) is translated as MSRRSEGETQGVHREDVSTSPTPTLRKSLPGSGGGGGGSTSIPVISETTILSSTPTFLSSKARDDGIAGQQSRQFLSPDVGYGYHPHLHHHHHHGYGTAGLGSGMGTNLERVPSINRLQPQSSTETSGLGETITSGFSSQESVHSAANYNISTPTGEGGDGEDDEASTPRNPRTPENPGERYSPFLHPYPSGRSRRDTGGRSLSPHEARQLGLSGLSPSSVSGKRSPRTATRRSRDRAYVREGQTSARTHNPSPRGDTGGIQTSGRDRTRASGVEGGGGGNGQKDASSRGGGGGGVGGGGEGGGTFRTERDGTGAERGRGRDRRGENRAPHEGEVGARATSDVTGERSSGGGSGGGGSGGGGGGGGGRAPAAATAVAVAATEDIDRGTPRASSGSRHRQGGSSTSTLVDHSSSGRPSSRDSVLDSAGNNTRSTFSPELAKASYSPPADRGRDRDPRDRDRGEELSEFRNSGKVSASSSPRREKDKGSSSSRSSPKDKNGRERDKGFNRTSSSSRDSVVRSPEKSPSRDGSREGNNGRKRQDSSSKRDSSLTKENNGANSHRQPELQQVANNNGNGNRGSDFVYVGKDSCKTAPGKENTREQTFTEAESTTAGGRRKERGLDKQKSRESGVGRSLDRQQSRDTARGGKSLDRHQSRDSGNGRSSEKETARELPGSRTSGEKIPPLSGGTRDPGARGHRHRSQTVEEAPTDTARDRGKDRALRKHRSADSGLVKPGRKFGRDRTLERQATVDEQSPRDVFGDQVGNPHGRHGVPERRASGTGDDRGNPHRQISKERKLDRHTSYDESDARPRRQLSRDRQPSIVETDENPRRHTSNRSIDRQSSIVETDEKPRRHTSNRSIDRQSSIVETDENPRRHTSNRSIDRQSSIVETDENPRRHTSRERRPSTSEVEFNPHRRTSRDKTDRQTSVDETRPNPRRQFSRERTLDRQSAVDDERDFQKEHSQRKSSTETSAPIEISSEEVREALTSRRRDHRQQLSGDVEERRPASVEEIQLQDLGSENRKQRRRSSATRTHAEETLAKEIDTGRGQETERVKESRRSSKDETGDRRTHNSDTGRGQGTERVKESRIPSKDETGDTRTSWDDREHRSPAKHLARKVSRDRTLDRQLSVDETRRVAPEEDDPDSHSRSSRRRSEQSIREPTPSSERRSSQASRSNDRAEDPSRRRSEQSIREPTPISERRASQASRSNDKAEALRVHKPTSQNRQEERPYSGRHSVVSAEVHVTDRGSRNDKEHSQGESRSAVLQKDRRQRRTFDEHPAQPERDISNADVRSRRRRSRDADESRAFDSQQVEGESGSRTSVVTPRDRRDTVTENIPHSDRKTGRRLPQNPDSRSAGASSAGIRDAQNRRDKDHHSLKTHKSTQETDVDHRGHGSHRHTNKADASHGDSREGDTAHRSGSLSRGRGAKPGDTERFRRDTTTTDPHKSLDKHEQEERSSHRRISVTQNSAASSQPEGSGVSPEAVDRDAEKRTAATAEVTRLASGVRHGQITTTGSRDPRDEAVTSQRFTDRTVIDPAAGAKHASFSQREGVIESESSSARRLQSSRRRREGLTDPAAVARRTQSPQEKQEGASATAVSPRRTAGPRVELEGLYDTAPRYTHLTHTDEEERPRSRRTHRAEIHKAEREEERAGVYSSSSTARIREQDPQRAEIKSQIRKEGEGRHKRADRLNGREAAEISSVRREHGIDGRDEDKFDREVRAAGTDRKSRRTDSSVVEERAHRQAHVEEERGRRERPRGDRRDERTHEDHRPRGHEDQTSSADRRRKRASVHDEQGHLPSSSRTGEASEEPGRRRTLPVLQHQEHRASLNGRGEEGPHATASPPPSASRAETAASPPPSGSRAETAASMGSDGRKPKGGRQQPPRTIVTVTSPTSPDNDNVFRPLPHPNGDVTRRSQRHRHPSPQINNSNHHHHHHNPQQPQRKTSTGDEIFDDLFSQAKSAKGPGPGGGMPRGTPGLQVEQINHEWERRESRGSIRSNRSRSSHGGSFRSRPGSRRGANRGIFLTTESAWSRWSRDRRASYRRRIELLEKPEVDLARVSTPVRRGRQEGLKFVHPDLEGTFLSEEDLNELRRHQQQKYHAIRVIEKDRKGKFRMNNKAEVHLTSEQWQVISDFWDHPAFVRGRYMGLFLMFVSFLVMVVSITHTNWVSYEAWNLTIYEGLWINCSTPIHTLEGEKCEFTDGRDWQNAVIGLMIFAASFGILASVLSICGVCTSPLPRKIYYFHSAGEIFIICALSTGVALMVFPIAIEIDRNISSHRYGIGYGLGWGGAFFFLAAAVCMSLDDLVREASRAKCCKWCWKSKHNDRTELRQV